A stretch of Canis lupus baileyi chromosome 2, mCanLup2.hap1, whole genome shotgun sequence DNA encodes these proteins:
- the LOC140610315 gene encoding cytochrome c oxidase subunit 8A, mitochondrial-like, which produces MSVLMPQLLRGLTGLTQRLPVQRAQIHSKPPWEQLRTMDVAVGLTSCFLCFLLPSGWVLSHLESYKKRE; this is translated from the coding sequence ATGTCTGTGCTGATGCCGCAGCTGCTGAGGGGCCTAACAGGCCTCACCCAGCGGCTCCCGGTGCAGCGTGCCCAGATCCATTCCAAGCCGCCGTGGGAGCAGCTCAGGACCATGGATGTTGCCGTTGGGCTCACCTCCTGCTTCCTGTGTTTCCTCCTGCCATCGGGCTGGGTCCTGTCACATCTGGAGAGCTACAAGAAGCGGGAGTGA